Within the Natranaeroarchaeum sulfidigenes genome, the region GGTATCGAATACCCGATGGAGTTTGTCCTCGGAGACATCGAGCGTAAGAATTTCCATTACGGCGACGTTCGGATGGGTCTCTGGGCCGCCGCTCCCGAACAGGATACGGTCGGGATATTCGAGCAAGGCTCGTTCGAGTTGATCTCGATACCGGACGTAGCTCGTGTCCAGATAGTAGTCGTCGTACTCGTCGAGGAGATCGATCCCACGATCCATCGCGTCCTGGTTGAGGGGATGACCGCCGAAATGAGCGAGGATAACGGGGAAGGAGTGATCGAGGAGTTCGTCGGCGATCGTTTCAGGAGGAACCCGCTCGTCGCCATGAACGAGCACCGGCAACCCGACGTCGTCGAGCACCGCGAGCACCTCCCCGTCCGGAATCCCGTCACTGACGGGGTCGAGTTTGAACCCGTGAAACCGGTCGTCGTAGGCGTACTGTTCGATATCCTCGGGCGTCGTATGGTATTCCTCACGGGAGGTAGTCAGGTTTCGGAGCTGTGACGTCGCGCCACGGCCGGGGTCGCGCGTCCCGTTGATCCGGGCGAACGCGACGAACGGTCGGTCGACGCTCAGGCGGGCGACCGCGTTGTTCGCGCGAAGATAATCGGTGTTCGATCGCTGCCCCGGAAAGACCACCGACCGGACGACACCCGCCTGGTGCATCTCGCGTTCTAGCGTATCCGGTGTGATCGACCGACCCGTGCTCGATCCGGGATCCGCGTTGAGCCGGACGTGGACATCGACGACGCGAAACCGGTGTTCCAGCTCCAGCATACGCGGTCCTTTCGCGCCGCTCCTGTTTTAGCTGTCGGTTCTGGCGGGGACGGGACACGACCGTTTCAGCAAGATTTATATAGAATTGCAAGGTACATATCAATCGTAGATCACCATGGCAAACGCAAACCGTCAGCGACGCATGGGTGGACAGCCACTGTTTATTCTGAGTGAGGACTCCGAACGGACGTCGGGGAAGGACGCCCAGCAGTCCAACATCACCGCAGGTAAGGCGATTAGTGAAGCCGTACGCACCACACTGGGCCCCCGCGGGATGGACAAGATGCTGGTGTCGGACTCCGGGGACGTCGTCATCACGAATGACGGCGCAACGATCCTCAATGAGATGGACATCGAGCATCCCGCCGCGGAGATGATCGTCGACGTCGCCCAGACACAGGAAGACGAGATCGGCGACGGGACGACGACCGCGGCGATCATCGCCGGACAGCTACTCGCACAGGCCGAGAGCCTCTTCGAGGATGACGTCCACGCGACGACCGTCGTGGAAGGGTATCACGAGGCTGCAGCACTCGCCCATGAGGCCATCGACGAGATGACGCTCGATGACGAGGTCGACGAGGGGCTCCTGCGATCGGTCGCCGAATCCAGTATGACCGGCAAGGGCACGGGCGGCGTCACCGCCGACTCGCTCGCCGAAACCGTCGTCGAGGCGGTCTCTCAGGTCAGCGGTGAGGAGGGCGTCGAACGGGACAACATCACCCTGCAGACCCAGGTCGGCGGCTCCTCCGGCGAGACCGAACTCATCCAGGGGATCGCTCTGGACGAGGAGCCGGTCCACGACGGGATGCCCGACGCAGTTGAAGACGCCGACATCGGCCTCCTCGATGTCGAACTCGGCGTCAAGACTGGCGATGTCGACGCCGAGTACAGCATCGACAGTATCGACCAGCTCAACGCCGCAATGGACGCCGAGGAGTCCGAGCTGAAAGAGACCGCAGAAGCGATCGTCGACTCCGGCGTCGACGTTCTGTTTAACAGCGAGGATATCGACGATCGCGTCGCCTCAATGCTCGCAAACGAGGGGGTTCTCGCCTTCGATAGCCTTTCGAGCAGCGATATCCGCGGTATCGCCAGCGCCACGGGCGCGCGTCGCGTCGGTGCGCTCGAAGACTTCGAGAGCGAGGAGTTCGGCCACGCCGAATCGATCCGGACCGAACACTTCGCGGAGGATTCCCTGGTGTTCATCGAGGGGGGTGCGGCCGCCGAGTCGGTAACCGTGCTCGTCCGTGGCGGCACCGAACACGTCGTAAACGAGCTCGAACGCGCCATCCGCGACGCGCTCGACGTCGTCTCCTCGGCCGCCGACACCGGCAACGTCGTCCCCGGTGCTGGCGCGACCGAGATCGCCATGGCAGCACACATCCGCGCCGAGGCCGCAGGCGTCTCCGGGCGCAAACAGCTCGCCGTCGAGGCCTTTGCCGACGCGCTCGACACCGTCCCGCGCACCCTCGCCGAGAACGGCGGCCTCGACGCCATCGACTCGCTGGTCGAACTCCGTGGCGAACACGACGACTCCGGTCGAGCGGGCCTGATCATCGACGGCCAGTTCCGCGAGATCGGCGACCCCGTCGAGCACGGCGTCGTCGACCCCGCTGCCGTCAAACACGAGGCCATCGAGAGCGCCACCGAGGCTGCGACGATGATCGCACGAATCGACGACGTGATCGCCGCTGAGTGATCGGTTGAGAGTTCATCTCGAAACCGCAGTCAGCGGCGAGTAGCTGCCGAGTGATCGGTTGAGAGTTCATCTCGAAACCGCAGTCAGCGGCGAGTAGCTGCCGAGTGAGCGGCGGAGCGTTTCATTTTTTGACGGACGGATGGAGCAGCCATGGACGGATCAGCTCGAACTGCCGGAGGGAAGGTAGAAATTGTAGAATGTGTACAAATTGTAGTCCCGAATGTGAGCCGATAGCCTGACACCCGTTCCGTTGCTCCCGACTGTGCCGGGCAGAGCACCCGTACCAACGAAACCACCCGTTCTAATCGGCGAGAAGATAATATTTTCCCACTAGTGTGTCGAATATAGTAGCACCCATGGTCAAATTCGCCATCGTTCTGATCGCACTTGGCACGGCCGCGCTCGCCGCCAGCAGCGCCGTCCTGCCGTCGGTCGTGTATGGCGGACCATTGAGCGACGCGTACCTGCTGCCGCTGATCGCGGTCGTGTTGTACTTCCTTGCCGGGGCAGTGCTACTCAGGTCCGCGCTGGCGAGTGTGTACAGTCAACCGGTGTGATTCGTCCTGTTGGCACGGGACCATACCCGGAGTGCAAAGCCATTTGTTTGTTCCCACCATAGTGGGATCTATGAGTACGGACCGACGTATCGATCGAAAGGGTCGAGTGACAATCCCGAAAGAAATCCGTGATCGTCTCGATATCGACCCTGGAGAACCAGTCCGGATTGAGCTCCAAGGAGGAGACATTGTGATCCGTAGAGAGGTTGACCGGAGCGAGGCAGCCGACGCGCTGGAAGGGTGCATCAACGAGGAGACTCGTCGTTCGGATGCCGAGGAGATTACGCCGGACGATCTCAAACGAGACTGGACATCGGATCTCTGATGTACTGTCTCGACGCCAATATCTGGGTGTACTATCTCGATGCGGACCTGCAGGAACACCAGTTTGTCCGGTCCGAGGTTGCTGACCTGCTCCGATCGGAGGCGTTGTTCACGACGACAGTCATCCAGATGGAGGTGATTCACTACCTGAGCAATCAGGTAGCCAACAGCGAGTCGACGGTCGCTCGGTTTCTGAATCTCGAAGGCACCGCGGTAGCACCACTTACCACGGATGATGTCCGTCGAGCGAACGAGATTCTGAACGCTCACCAGAACACTGGACTGGGCGGGCGTGACGCGACTATTCTCGCTGCCGCCGAACGAAGGGACGTGACGGAGCTCTGGACTCACGACACCGACATGAAGCGAGTTGCGGACGATTCGTTAGATATCGGGGTCCACGACCCGGTCGAGGAATCGTGATACCTTCAGCAGAGACACGCTCACTCCAATCGCCTGTCCATCTTGTGCCGCCGCGTCTCGTACCCACGTGATTCGTAGACCTTCCTCGCGGTCTCGTTGTCCGCGTTCACCGAGAGCGTGACGTACTCGTAATCGCGTTCATCAGCCCATCTCTCAGCACAGTTGATCAGCTCTCCCGCGATTCCTCCTCCCCTGCGGTCCAGCACTACGTACACTTCGCTAATGTTCGCTTCCGCGCCGCGCGCGAACACCTCCGGCGTCTCTTTATCCTTGACATGGACGAACCCCACGACCTCATCGTCGCAGTCCGCAACAAATATCGCATGGTCGTCGTCCGCGTACTGCTCACGTCGGTACGCAACGGCATCCGAACGGGCCTCGTCGGACAGTTCGTGGTATCGAGCGACGAGCTCGTTGTACGAGTCCAGTTCCGCCATCTCCCTGGCGAAGGATGCCAGAGGTCTTCGACGAGTTCTGGAACGTCGTCTTCGTGGAGGCGTCGAACAGCCATACTAGGACGTCGAACCGATCCAGAATAGGTGTTGTCCTGTGCCGATCGGAACGAGTTGATATATCCAGCTGATATTAGTAAGTCATAACACTTCAGAATCGCGTGTACACGAGTGATGAGTTTCAGCGACGAACTACTCGAGGACGGCCAGCACATCTGGAAAGCACAGAAAGACCACCCGTTCGTGACCGAACTCGCGGACGGGACACTCGACCCGGCGGCGTTCCAGACGTGGGTGTGCCAGGACTACCGGTACCTGCTCGATTACGCACGGACCTTCGCCATCGCGGGCGCGAAGGCTCGCGATGAAGAGACCATGACGAACCTGCTCGGCGTGGCCCACACGACACTGGACTACGAGATGGATCTGCACCGGGAGTTCGCCGCCGACTACGGGCTCTCAGTCGAGGACCTGGAGGCGACGACCAAAGCGCCGACCTGCGTGGCCTACACCAACTTTCTCGTCCGGACCGCCCACGAGGGTTCGCTCGCCGAGATCGCGGCCGCGATCTACCCCTGCGGGCAGGGCTACCTCGACATCGCCGAGCACATGGCCGAGCTGGCCGACGAGGAACACCGCTACACACCATTCATCGAGAAGTACACCAGCGAGGAGTTCGTTGAGGCCGTCGACTGGATGCGCGAACTCGTGGATCGATGTGGCGAGCGCTACCCCGGTGAGCACGACGCCATGCGCGAGGCGTTCCTGACGAGCGCACGACTCGAGCACCAGTTCTGGGAGATGGCCTACACGCAGGAAGACTGGGAGCTATGAGTTCTGCAGAGTCAGAAGACGCTCTGGCGTCCTACGAAACGTTCGCCGAGCAGGTCGCGGAGCCCCGTTTTACCGACTGGTTACGCAGGCGTAGCGAACCGACGTGGACCGAGGCGGTCGAGCATCGGTTCACACAGGAGCTGATCGACGGGACCCTCGACGACGACGTGATGGCCCGGTATCTGGTGCAGGACTACGCGTTCGTGAACACGCTGGTCGGCACGTTCGCTCGGGCTGTCGAGGGCGCCCCGACGATGGCAGAGAAGCGACGCCTCATCGAGTTTCTCGACGCGATTACGAGCGACGAAAACGACTATTTCCAGCGATCGTTCGACGCGCTGGACGTGCCCGAGAGCGAGCGGACCGATCCCGAGCTTGCCCCCGCGACGGCCGCGTTCGAGGACCTGCTCGTGCGAGCGGGCGAGGAGGGAGGGTACGCCGAAACGCTCGCAGTGCTCGTCCCCGCCGAATGGATCTATCTGGAGTGGGCAAGCGGCGTCGACAACCCACCGGAGCAGTTCTACTTCGCGGAGTGGATCGACCTGCACGCCGTTCCGTCGTTTGTGTCCTTCGTCGACTGGCTCCGTGCGGAGCTCGATCGGGTCGGTCCGACGCTCTCGCCGAGACGACAGCAGCGGGTTGCCGAGCTGTTCGGGCGAGCTGTCCAGCTGGAAGCGGCCTTCTTTGACGCCGCCTACGAGCGGTCGCCACCGTCGCTACGAGTCGATAACGAGTGATGCGCGGAGTTACAACCCGATCCGGACGTCGTCCCCTGCCGCGAGCCCGAACGCCTCCGCACCGCGCCCCTGATTGACGTCGAGTTCGACGTTGCCGTGACTCCCTACTGTTGCGAGCCACTGACCGATCGGGACCGACGCGAACGTCTCCCCGACGGGGACCGTCTGCCCGTTCACCACTACCTCCCCACAGCCCTCGATAGCGTAGCCCGGAACGTTTGTGATGACGTTGCCGAAGCCGTCGACGACGAGCACTTCTCCGATGATCTCATCGTCGTAGATCTCGGGCTCGGGAATTGACAGATCGACGTACTCTTCGACGGGGGACACCCTGTCGAGTGCGTCGATCGGCTCGTCAGCTTGCCACCGCTCGTGGACAGCCGCGGCAGCAGGAGCGAAGACGTCCCGGCCGTGAAACGTCGAACTTTCGGCGTCGCTGTCATCGATCTCGAAGCACTGCACCGGGTCGTCATCGGCAAGCGCGCGTGCGGCCGGGAGCACCACGCCGTTGTCCGGGGCGACGAGGACGTGCTCGCCCGCCTCGACGGCCACGGCCGCCCGATCGGTTCCGACGCCGGGATCGATCACAGCGAGATGGACCGCGGGCGGAAAGTACGGCAGGATTTCGCGGAGCCAGAACGCGGCCGCGCGGACGTCCTGCCGGGGAAAATCGTGGCTCACGTCGACGAGCCGGGCGTCGCTCTGCTGGAGAATGACGCCTTTCATCGCCGCCGGATAGGGCGAGCCGAAATCGGAGGCGAGCGTGATCATCTAGATGCCGTCGGTCTCGCTGACGCGCTGGATCCGTTCGATGCCCCCGATCTCGTCGACGACCTCGGCGACGGCATCGGGAACCAGTGGTTGCCAGTTCTCGCCTTTGATCATCCGTTCGCGGACCTCCGTCCCTTCGAGGACTTCGCGATTGAACATCGGCGACTGGCGGACCTCGACGCCCGCCTCCTCGAATAGCTGGATCACGAGCGGGTTGTTCGAGTAGGCGATATCGAAGTCGGGACTCATACTTCGGACATGGCTCACCCAGACCGAGTTCCGTTCGAGGTCCTCGATTGGGACGGCGTAGGTAACCAGATCGAGGTCGACGAGCGATTTCGTGATCATCATGATCCGCTCGCCCGCAGTAAAGGGGTCGTGTTTCGAGTGAGAGGCGTCAGCGCTCCCGATGCCGAGCACGAGTTCGTCGATGTCGTTGTCTTCGACGATCCGCTCGACCATGTTCAGGTGCCCGTTGTGAAACGGCTGGAACCGGCCGATGTAGCATCCGCGCTTCATACCGGCAGTTGATCGCAATCCGGGTTAAGCGTGGTTGTTCTCGGGCGAGCGAGCTACCGACGCCGCCATCGGAGCTCATCAGTGCGTGGTGGTAACGGGAACGTAACCACGGAGCTGAGAGCCGTACTGCGATTTTTCCGACGCTAGAGATCGGCGGGAGGGAGAAAGTATATCAGTGGAGGTCCCCTGAAATCAGGTAACAGAACGATTCTATGAGTAACGACAGGGATACCGACGAAGCGCCCCGGAGTGAGGGGGATAGCGATCCGCCCGTGGAGTCCCCGGTGTCCGAGGAGAGTTCCCGCACAGACTCGACTGACGACGCGGGGAGAGCAGGCACTGTCGACGAAACGTCGGCGGAAGACGAGCGAAAGGCCGGATCGGATGACAACACAACCACGCCCGAGGAGTCCGATGATGGAGCCGAATCCGACGAGGTTCTCGATCCGGAAACCCACCCCAAGAGCGAAGACGGCGAGCGCGTCGACAGGTCGGATATCGACGACGACTACGGTCTCGACGACGACCTGGGAAGCGAGGTAGAGGCTGACATACACGACGACTTCGACGAGGACGACCTGCTCGGCGGCCTCGATATCGACTCGACTGCCGACATGTCGATTCCGGACCAGATGGTCGATCAGGTGATCGGCCAGGACGAGGCCCGTGACATCGTCAAGAAGGCTGCCAAACAGCGCCGCCACGTCATGATGATCGGCTCGCCGGGGACCGGCAAGTCGATGCTGGCCAAAGCGATGAGCCACCTCCTGCCGAAAGAGGACCTCCAGGACGTCCTCGTTTATCACAACCCAGATGACGGTAACGAGCCGAAAGTCCGAACGGTTCCGGCGGGGAAAGGCGAGCAGATCATCGACGCCCACAAGGAGGAAGCCCGCAAGCGCAACCAGCTTCGGACGTTCCTGATGTTGATCATCGTCGTGATCATCCTCGGCTACACGATTATCTCGAATGCCTCCATCCTGCTCGGGATCATCGCCGCCATCGCCGTCTACATCCTGTTCCGTTACACTCAACGGGGCAGCGATGCGGTCATCCCGAACATGATCGTCAACGCCACCGATCAGACGACCGCGCCGTTCGAGGACGCGACCGGTGCTCACGCCGGTGCACTGCTCGGTGACGTCCGCCACGACCCGTTCCAGTCCGGTGGAATGGAGACGCCGAGTCACGACCGCGTCGAGCCCGGCGCGATCCACAAGGCCAACAAGGGCGTGCTGTTCGTCGACGAGATCAACACGCTCGACGTTCGCACTCAGCAGAAACTGATGACGGCGATCCAGGAGGGCGAGTTCTCGATCACCGGCCAGTCCGAGCGCTCCTCGGGTGCGATGGTCCAGACCGAGCCCGTCCCCTGTGACTTCATCATGATCGCGGCAGGGAACCGCGACGCACTGGAGAACATGCACCCCGCGCTGCGCTCCCGTATCAAGGGCTACGGGTACGAGGTGTTCATGGACGACACCATCGATGACACCCCCGAGATGCGCCGCAAGTACGTGCGCTTCATCGCACAGGAGGTCGAAAACGACGGTCGATTGCCCCACTTCACGCCGGAAGCCGCCCGCGAAGTGATGCTCGAAGCGAAACGTCGCTCCGGCCGGAAGGGTCACCTAACGCTTCACTTCCGGAATCTGGGTGGGCTCGTGCGGGTCGCAGGCGACATCGCCCGCGCCGAGGACAAGGAGTTCACCGAGCGCGAGGACGTCCTGCAGGCGAAACGCCGCTCGCGATCCATCGAACAGCAGCTCGCGGACAACTACATCGAGCGCCGCAAGGACTACGAGCTCACCGTCGCGGACGGCGACGTGGTTGGCCGCGTGAACGGGCTTGCCGTCATGGGCGAGGACTCCGGGATCATGCTCCCCGTTATGGCCGAGGTCGCCCCCGCACAGGGTGGCGGGCAGGTGATCGCCACCGGGAAGCTCCAGGAGATGGCCGAGGAGTCCGTCCAGAACGTCTCGGCGATCATCAAGAAGTTCTCCGACGTGGACCTCTCCGAAAAGGACGTCCACATCCAGTTCGTGCAGGCGGGCCAGCAGGGCGTCGACGGCGACTCGGCGTCGATCACGGTCGCGACAGCGGTGATCTCCGCGCTCGAAGACATGCCGGTCCGGCAGGATCTGGCGATGACCGGCTCGCTCTCGGTCCGGGGCGACGTGCTCCCGGTCGGCGGCGTCACACACAAGATCGAGGCCGCCGCCAAGTCCGGCATCAACACGGTCATCATCCCCAAGGCGAACGAACAGGACGTGATGATCGAAGACGAGTACGCCGAACAGATAGAGGTTATTCCGGTGAGCCACATCAGCGAGGTGCTCGACATC harbors:
- a CDS encoding amidohydrolase family protein, with the protein product MLELEHRFRVVDVHVRLNADPGSSTGRSITPDTLEREMHQAGVVRSVVFPGQRSNTDYLRANNAVARLSVDRPFVAFARINGTRDPGRGATSQLRNLTTSREEYHTTPEDIEQYAYDDRFHGFKLDPVSDGIPDGEVLAVLDDVGLPVLVHGDERVPPETIADELLDHSFPVILAHFGGHPLNQDAMDRGIDLLDEYDDYYLDTSYVRYRDQLERALLEYPDRILFGSGGPETHPNVAVMEILTLDVSEDKLHRVFDTNPSRVIDALASDHE
- the thsA gene encoding thermosome subunit alpha produces the protein MGGQPLFILSEDSERTSGKDAQQSNITAGKAISEAVRTTLGPRGMDKMLVSDSGDVVITNDGATILNEMDIEHPAAEMIVDVAQTQEDEIGDGTTTAAIIAGQLLAQAESLFEDDVHATTVVEGYHEAAALAHEAIDEMTLDDEVDEGLLRSVAESSMTGKGTGGVTADSLAETVVEAVSQVSGEEGVERDNITLQTQVGGSSGETELIQGIALDEEPVHDGMPDAVEDADIGLLDVELGVKTGDVDAEYSIDSIDQLNAAMDAEESELKETAEAIVDSGVDVLFNSEDIDDRVASMLANEGVLAFDSLSSSDIRGIASATGARRVGALEDFESEEFGHAESIRTEHFAEDSLVFIEGGAAAESVTVLVRGGTEHVVNELERAIRDALDVVSSAADTGNVVPGAGATEIAMAAHIRAEAAGVSGRKQLAVEAFADALDTVPRTLAENGGLDAIDSLVELRGEHDDSGRAGLIIDGQFREIGDPVEHGVVDPAAVKHEAIESATEAATMIARIDDVIAAE
- a CDS encoding AbrB/MazE/SpoVT family DNA-binding domain-containing protein, which translates into the protein MSTDRRIDRKGRVTIPKEIRDRLDIDPGEPVRIELQGGDIVIRREVDRSEAADALEGCINEETRRSDAEEITPDDLKRDWTSDL
- a CDS encoding type II toxin-antitoxin system VapC family toxin, producing the protein MYCLDANIWVYYLDADLQEHQFVRSEVADLLRSEALFTTTVIQMEVIHYLSNQVANSESTVARFLNLEGTAVAPLTTDDVRRANEILNAHQNTGLGGRDATILAAAERRDVTELWTHDTDMKRVADDSLDIGVHDPVEES
- a CDS encoding GNAT family N-acetyltransferase, coding for MAELDSYNELVARYHELSDEARSDAVAYRREQYADDDHAIFVADCDDEVVGFVHVKDKETPEVFARGAEANISEVYVVLDRRGGGIAGELINCAERWADERDYEYVTLSVNADNETARKVYESRGYETRRHKMDRRLE
- the tenA gene encoding thiaminase II gives rise to the protein MSFSDELLEDGQHIWKAQKDHPFVTELADGTLDPAAFQTWVCQDYRYLLDYARTFAIAGAKARDEETMTNLLGVAHTTLDYEMDLHREFAADYGLSVEDLEATTKAPTCVAYTNFLVRTAHEGSLAEIAAAIYPCGQGYLDIAEHMAELADEEHRYTPFIEKYTSEEFVEAVDWMRELVDRCGERYPGEHDAMREAFLTSARLEHQFWEMAYTQEDWEL
- a CDS encoding TenA family protein, which translates into the protein MSSAESEDALASYETFAEQVAEPRFTDWLRRRSEPTWTEAVEHRFTQELIDGTLDDDVMARYLVQDYAFVNTLVGTFARAVEGAPTMAEKRRLIEFLDAITSDENDYFQRSFDALDVPESERTDPELAPATAAFEDLLVRAGEEGGYAETLAVLVPAEWIYLEWASGVDNPPEQFYFAEWIDLHAVPSFVSFVDWLRAELDRVGPTLSPRRQQRVAELFGRAVQLEAAFFDAAYERSPPSLRVDNE
- a CDS encoding SAM hydrolase/SAM-dependent halogenase family protein; amino-acid sequence: MITLASDFGSPYPAAMKGVILQQSDARLVDVSHDFPRQDVRAAAFWLREILPYFPPAVHLAVIDPGVGTDRAAVAVEAGEHVLVAPDNGVVLPAARALADDDPVQCFEIDDSDAESSTFHGRDVFAPAAAAVHERWQADEPIDALDRVSPVEEYVDLSIPEPEIYDDEIIGEVLVVDGFGNVITNVPGYAIEGCGEVVVNGQTVPVGETFASVPIGQWLATVGSHGNVELDVNQGRGAEAFGLAAGDDVRIGL
- a CDS encoding nicotinamide-nucleotide adenylyltransferase codes for the protein MKRGCYIGRFQPFHNGHLNMVERIVEDNDIDELVLGIGSADASHSKHDPFTAGERIMMITKSLVDLDLVTYAVPIEDLERNSVWVSHVRSMSPDFDIAYSNNPLVIQLFEEAGVEVRQSPMFNREVLEGTEVRERMIKGENWQPLVPDAVAEVVDEIGGIERIQRVSETDGI
- the lonB gene encoding ATP-dependent protease LonB; protein product: MSNDRDTDEAPRSEGDSDPPVESPVSEESSRTDSTDDAGRAGTVDETSAEDERKAGSDDNTTTPEESDDGAESDEVLDPETHPKSEDGERVDRSDIDDDYGLDDDLGSEVEADIHDDFDEDDLLGGLDIDSTADMSIPDQMVDQVIGQDEARDIVKKAAKQRRHVMMIGSPGTGKSMLAKAMSHLLPKEDLQDVLVYHNPDDGNEPKVRTVPAGKGEQIIDAHKEEARKRNQLRTFLMLIIVVIILGYTIISNASILLGIIAAIAVYILFRYTQRGSDAVIPNMIVNATDQTTAPFEDATGAHAGALLGDVRHDPFQSGGMETPSHDRVEPGAIHKANKGVLFVDEINTLDVRTQQKLMTAIQEGEFSITGQSERSSGAMVQTEPVPCDFIMIAAGNRDALENMHPALRSRIKGYGYEVFMDDTIDDTPEMRRKYVRFIAQEVENDGRLPHFTPEAAREVMLEAKRRSGRKGHLTLHFRNLGGLVRVAGDIARAEDKEFTEREDVLQAKRRSRSIEQQLADNYIERRKDYELTVADGDVVGRVNGLAVMGEDSGIMLPVMAEVAPAQGGGQVIATGKLQEMAEESVQNVSAIIKKFSDVDLSEKDVHIQFVQAGQQGVDGDSASITVATAVISALEDMPVRQDLAMTGSLSVRGDVLPVGGVTHKIEAAAKSGINTVIIPKANEQDVMIEDEYAEQIEVIPVSHISEVLDIALTGETEKDSLVDRLKSITGNALDRQVGTGSPSPQ